Proteins encoded in a region of the Drosophila gunungcola strain Sukarami chromosome 3L unlocalized genomic scaffold, Dgunungcola_SK_2 000005F, whole genome shotgun sequence genome:
- the LOC128259132 gene encoding protein DPCD: MSYQNWLNYLQSAEKNSMISGRARKVLYKFPDGRQMAEEYNMETGIVQRRAWKSKSNKIMGESEWEIELGEEPRQLNWSGNKAQGSGDDDDSLSGGDFTLRESNTAPLLTKRITKKNIEWRIRNMPFALDIYNVTADPEKRAIIVRTSNKKYYKVIQIPDLDRCGIKPSQESLSVHHQFNTLIITYQKPAILCEMEAQVLLLLKNVETETDMDDLLKGLMAK; encoded by the coding sequence ATGTCCTACCAAAACTGGCTGAATTACCTGCAATCGGCGGAGAAGAACTCGATGATTAGTGGCAGGGCACGCAAGGTGCTCTATAAGTTTCCGGACGGAAGGCAAATGGCCGAGGAATACAACATGGAAACTGGGATCGTACAACGCAGGGCCTGGAAATCCAAAAGCAACAAGATAATGGGCGAATCGGAGTGGGAAATCGAGTTGGGTGAGGAGCCACGTCAATTGAATTGGTCTGGAAATAAAGCACAAGGATCTGGTGACGATGATGATTCCCTATCCGGCGGAGATTTCACTCTACGGGAAAGTAACACCGCTCCTCTGCTAACCAAGAGGATTACCAAGAAGAATATCGAGTGGCGCATACGTAATATGCCATTTGCCCTGGATATCTATAATGTAACCGCCGATCCCGAAAAGCGGGCCATCATAGTGCGCACCTCGAACAAGAAGTACTACAAGGTCATCCAGATCCCCGACTTGGATCGCTGTGGGATAAAGCCCTCGCAGGAAAGCCTCTCCGTTCATCACCAGTTCAACACCCTGATTATAACCTACCAAAAACCAGCCATTCTCTGCGAAATGGAGGCGCAGGTTCTGCTGCTACTCAAGAATGTCGAAACTGAAACGGACATGGACGACCTGCTAAAGGGTCTGATGgccaaataa